A single window of Archangium gephyra DNA harbors:
- a CDS encoding FHA domain-containing protein, protein MFVITVGYIGTSERKTGTLASRELSIGRAAENDLVLEDELVSRVHCRLVAVEGGAVVMDEGSSNGTWLNGEPLTHPTFLTLHDELVVGRCVLRVQSLVGRCTTGRTHLHAEPLPPARPPHREPFLDWAHLQRLPVLLPRFVTRCRAPSSSP, encoded by the coding sequence ATGTTCGTCATCACTGTCGGGTACATCGGAACGAGTGAAAGGAAGACGGGGACCCTGGCCTCGCGCGAGCTCAGCATCGGCCGGGCCGCGGAGAACGACCTGGTGCTCGAGGACGAGCTCGTCTCGCGCGTGCACTGCCGGCTGGTGGCCGTCGAGGGCGGGGCCGTGGTGATGGACGAGGGCTCGAGCAACGGCACCTGGCTCAATGGCGAGCCCCTCACCCACCCCACGTTCCTCACCCTCCACGACGAGCTCGTCGTGGGCCGCTGCGTGCTGCGGGTCCAGTCGCTCGTGGGCCGCTGCACCACCGGGCGGACCCACCTCCACGCGGAGCCCCTCCCGCCGGCCCGGCCCCCGCACCGCGAGCCCTTCCTGGATTGGGCCCACCTGCAGCGGCTGCCGGTGCTGCTGCCCCGCTTCGTCACTCGATGCCGAGCGCCTTCATCCTCGCCTTGA
- a CDS encoding sigma-54-dependent Fis family transcriptional regulator produces MTTRERPGEGEGEEAQAEEQGGALNGPSLEKTSTSIRAIPDSALEEAPEDTPRMRERRWAPDLSSTSDGRLRTLGPPVPEQDMEEAPYREPRALRVQREGIEDLIVPLYPDRSYVFGRAPESTVVFAHDAVSRQHGRLSFREDHRWVYRDLNSRNHSFLGRSDVQVEGDERRHFQEIRASRDQVLEAGDVILLGNSRSRITLLEEVPHGLVAGSRSQQGRSAETLRLERAINVCARHQLPVFLLGKSGTGKTFIAREIHSRSRLEGNFVILNCGRLPQDINALTSELLGHVKGAFTDASYARVGKLYSANRGTLFLDEVEFLPRLAQDFLVDVLEGTGSFAPLGAPADFREPPPRFRLISASKVALQQTGLRPDLTQRLATGDVIILPTLEERRDDIPSLVEAFLHRLKAEQQYDAELTSDAIAYLQKASWPGQIRELESTVRTVVAREVALQSLEGIEHRRTVITLEAVKAYLNQRQMGFEGQGSAPMARVTQEVPAAVARKRPADLTAEDLREALAKHQGNKTRAAQELGIAVNTLKARMKAFGLE; encoded by the coding sequence ATGACGACGCGGGAGAGGCCTGGCGAAGGGGAGGGTGAGGAGGCGCAGGCGGAAGAGCAGGGCGGAGCACTGAACGGCCCCTCGCTGGAGAAGACCAGCACCTCCATCCGGGCGATTCCGGACTCCGCGCTGGAAGAGGCGCCGGAGGACACCCCGCGGATGCGCGAGCGGCGCTGGGCGCCCGACCTGTCCAGTACGAGCGATGGCCGGCTGAGGACGTTGGGGCCGCCGGTCCCCGAGCAGGACATGGAGGAGGCGCCGTACCGTGAGCCCCGGGCGCTGCGGGTCCAGCGTGAGGGCATCGAGGATCTGATCGTCCCGCTGTACCCGGATCGCTCGTACGTCTTCGGACGGGCGCCCGAGTCCACGGTCGTCTTCGCGCACGACGCGGTGTCGCGGCAGCACGGGCGGCTGTCGTTCCGCGAGGACCACCGCTGGGTGTACCGGGATCTCAACTCGCGCAACCACAGCTTCCTGGGCCGCAGCGACGTCCAGGTGGAGGGAGACGAGCGCAGGCACTTCCAGGAGATCCGCGCCTCGAGGGACCAGGTGCTGGAGGCCGGGGACGTCATCCTGCTGGGCAACAGCCGCAGCCGCATCACCCTCCTGGAGGAGGTGCCCCACGGGCTGGTGGCGGGCTCGCGCTCGCAGCAGGGGCGGTCCGCCGAGACGCTCCGGCTCGAGCGCGCCATCAACGTCTGTGCCCGGCATCAGCTCCCGGTGTTCCTGCTGGGGAAGTCGGGCACGGGCAAGACGTTCATCGCGCGGGAGATCCACAGCCGGAGCCGGCTCGAGGGCAACTTCGTCATCCTCAACTGCGGCCGGCTGCCGCAGGACATCAACGCGCTCACCAGTGAGCTGCTCGGGCACGTGAAGGGCGCGTTCACGGATGCGTCCTACGCGCGGGTGGGCAAGCTCTACAGCGCGAACCGGGGCACGCTCTTCCTGGACGAGGTGGAGTTCCTGCCGCGCCTCGCGCAGGACTTCCTCGTGGATGTGCTGGAGGGCACGGGCAGCTTCGCGCCGCTGGGGGCTCCCGCGGACTTCCGCGAGCCGCCGCCGCGCTTCCGGCTCATCTCCGCCTCCAAGGTGGCGCTCCAGCAGACCGGGCTGCGGCCGGACCTCACGCAGCGGCTCGCCACGGGGGACGTCATCATCCTCCCCACGCTCGAGGAGCGGCGTGACGACATTCCGAGCCTCGTGGAGGCCTTCCTGCATCGGCTGAAGGCGGAACAGCAGTACGACGCCGAGCTCACCAGTGATGCCATCGCCTATCTGCAGAAGGCGAGCTGGCCGGGGCAGATCCGCGAGCTGGAGTCGACGGTGCGCACGGTGGTGGCGCGCGAGGTGGCGCTCCAGTCGCTCGAGGGGATTGAGCACCGGCGGACCGTCATCACCCTGGAGGCGGTGAAGGCCTATCTGAACCAGCGGCAGATGGGCTTCGAGGGACAGGGCTCCGCGCCCATGGCCCGGGTGACCCAGGAGGTGCCCGCGGCCGTGGCGCGCAAGCGGCCCGCGGACCTGACCGCGGAGGACCTGCGGGAGGCACTGGCGAAGCACCAGGGCAACAAGACCCGCGCCGCCCAGGAACTGGGCATCGCGGTCAACACGCTCAAGGCCCGGATGAAGGCGTTCGGTCTCGAGTGA
- a CDS encoding LEA type 2 family protein: protein MNLKNRPLLLAATLGLVLLAGCSSMQKMLKNAFQKPRLTFKTARLSQASLSDATVDLVYQIENPNPLGLSLASIDYAFFVEDKQVVAGTPPKGLNIAAKGKSDLTFPANVKFADIAPVVTTFLNKDSARYKAQGSLGIQTPIGVLKFPLSHEGVFEVPKIPQVQFEAPRITNVTLQGATVEFPLTVKNRNSFPLPVAGISGGLKVAGASVGNLNTGDLGLLEPGGTKQVTLPLTINFLSAASAANALRSGGSAQVKWDGKLVSGGQNVPLDVSQLLNFRR from the coding sequence ATGAACCTGAAGAACCGACCCCTCCTCCTCGCCGCCACCCTCGGCCTCGTCCTGCTCGCTGGCTGCTCCTCGATGCAGAAGATGCTGAAGAACGCCTTCCAGAAGCCCCGCCTCACCTTCAAGACGGCGCGGCTGTCGCAGGCCTCGCTCTCCGACGCCACGGTGGACCTCGTCTACCAGATTGAAAACCCCAACCCGTTGGGGCTGTCCCTGGCCTCCATCGACTACGCCTTCTTCGTCGAGGACAAGCAGGTGGTGGCCGGCACTCCGCCCAAGGGCCTCAACATCGCCGCCAAGGGCAAGTCCGACCTGACCTTCCCCGCCAACGTGAAGTTCGCGGACATCGCCCCCGTGGTGACGACGTTCCTCAACAAGGACAGCGCCCGCTACAAGGCGCAGGGCAGCCTGGGCATCCAGACGCCCATCGGCGTGCTGAAGTTCCCCCTGTCGCACGAGGGCGTCTTCGAGGTCCCCAAGATTCCCCAGGTGCAGTTCGAGGCCCCCCGCATCACCAACGTCACCCTGCAGGGTGCCACGGTGGAGTTCCCCCTCACGGTGAAGAACCGCAACAGCTTCCCGCTGCCGGTGGCCGGCATCAGCGGTGGCCTGAAGGTGGCCGGCGCCAGTGTGGGCAACCTCAACACCGGTGACCTGGGCCTGCTGGAGCCCGGTGGCACCAAGCAGGTGACCCTGCCCCTCACCATCAACTTCCTGAGCGCGGCCAGCGCGGCCAACGCGCTGCGCTCGGGAGGCAGTGCGCAGGTGAAGTGGGACGGCAAGCTGGTGTCGGGCGGCCAGAACGTGCCCCTCGACGTTTCTCAACTCCTGAATTTCCGGCGTTAG
- a CDS encoding GGDEF domain-containing protein yields MSERAPQICPSTGAYLRPYFESLLAKAVSEANQERMPLTVLWVDVDETQEGNDAHGREAIDAALSGLVDELGAELDGRGPIGRMEGDAFAVSLYAVAPYMGERLAEGLRRRLTDKRFRSQSGGFHLTVSVGVAGLRPGEPYGNLLDAAEAACVQAKQAGRDRVVVR; encoded by the coding sequence ATGAGCGAACGCGCCCCACAAATCTGTCCGAGCACGGGGGCGTACCTGCGCCCCTACTTCGAGTCCCTGCTGGCGAAAGCCGTGTCGGAGGCGAACCAGGAGCGGATGCCGCTGACGGTGCTCTGGGTGGACGTGGACGAGACGCAGGAGGGCAACGACGCGCACGGGCGCGAGGCGATAGACGCGGCGCTGAGCGGGCTGGTGGACGAGCTCGGAGCGGAGCTGGACGGGCGGGGGCCGATTGGCCGGATGGAGGGGGATGCCTTCGCGGTGAGCCTCTACGCGGTGGCGCCGTACATGGGCGAGAGGCTGGCGGAGGGACTGCGCCGGCGGCTCACGGACAAGCGGTTCCGGTCGCAGAGTGGTGGCTTCCACCTCACGGTATCGGTGGGGGTGGCGGGGCTGAGGCCCGGAGAGCCCTACGGCAACCTGTTGGACGCGGCGGAGGCGGCGTGCGTCCAGGCGAAGCAGGCGGGGCGGGACCGGGTGGTGGTGCGCTGA
- the panD gene encoding aspartate 1-decarboxylase, with protein MRRILFKSKIHRATVTQADLDYEGSVTIDSQLLRAADILPFEKVAVWNVTQGTRLETYALEGEPGSGVICINGAAAHLNKPGDLVILATFAEVEEHEALHWKPTVVFVDEKNRIVPGRTEEIPGPARRIA; from the coding sequence ATGCGCCGCATCCTTTTCAAGTCGAAGATCCACCGCGCGACCGTCACCCAGGCCGACCTGGATTATGAGGGCTCGGTCACCATCGACAGCCAGCTGCTGCGCGCCGCCGACATCCTCCCCTTCGAGAAGGTGGCGGTGTGGAACGTGACGCAAGGCACCCGCCTGGAGACGTACGCCCTGGAGGGCGAGCCGGGCAGTGGCGTCATCTGCATCAACGGCGCCGCGGCGCACCTCAACAAGCCGGGGGACCTGGTCATCCTGGCCACCTTCGCCGAGGTGGAGGAGCACGAGGCGCTGCACTGGAAGCCCACGGTGGTCTTCGTGGACGAGAAGAACCGCATCGTGCCCGGGCGGACGGAGGAGATTCCGGGCCCGGCGCGCCGCATCGCCTGA
- a CDS encoding sigma-54-dependent Fis family transcriptional regulator has translation MTTGDGESPPTLGRPSRSRTWQALPSTRRPEVEPDADTRNERLLREPQEAGGEEPPGWVAPYREPRALLVQREGIEDLTVPLYPDRSYVFGRAPESTVVFPNDAVSRQHGRLSFREDQRWVYRELNSKNGSFLGRQEAQGVLDARLHFQRVGPSRDQVLEAGDVVLLGNGKSRITLLAEVPPGAEAGPRPRKEVSSATLQLERSIERCARHHLPVFLLGKSGTGKTFIAREIHSRSGVEGNFVILNCGRLPQDINALTSELLGHVKGAFTGASLARVGKLYSANGGTLFLDEVEFLSHVAQDFLVDVLEGTGSLAPLGAPADFREPPPRFRLISASKVPLRQTALRPDLTQRLATGDFIILPTLEERHEDIPHLVETFLHRLRVEQQYDAELTREAIVFLQQARWPGQVRELESTVRTVVAREAAQQELEGLARHRTLVTLESVRTYLEQRELGFGGPLSEPEPQGRRPSREGLTSVRKRPSDLTGEDIRRALEKHEGNKTRASVELRVALNTLKARMKALGIE, from the coding sequence ATGACGACCGGTGATGGCGAGTCGCCCCCCACCCTGGGCCGGCCCTCGCGCAGCAGGACCTGGCAGGCGCTGCCGTCGACGCGTCGGCCGGAGGTCGAGCCCGACGCCGACACGCGCAACGAGCGGTTGCTGCGCGAGCCCCAGGAGGCCGGAGGGGAGGAGCCTCCGGGGTGGGTGGCGCCCTACCGGGAGCCCCGGGCCCTGCTCGTGCAGCGCGAGGGCATCGAGGATCTGACGGTGCCGCTGTACCCGGACCGCTCGTACGTCTTCGGGCGGGCCCCCGAGTCCACCGTCGTCTTCCCCAACGACGCGGTGTCGCGGCAGCATGGGCGGCTGTCCTTCCGCGAGGACCAGCGCTGGGTGTACCGGGAGCTCAACTCGAAGAATGGGAGTTTTCTCGGGCGCCAGGAGGCGCAGGGCGTGTTGGACGCCCGCCTGCACTTCCAGCGGGTGGGCCCCTCGCGCGACCAGGTGCTCGAGGCCGGGGACGTGGTGCTGCTGGGCAATGGCAAGAGCCGCATCACCCTGCTGGCGGAGGTGCCTCCGGGCGCGGAGGCCGGCCCCCGTCCGCGCAAGGAGGTCTCTTCCGCCACGCTGCAGCTGGAGCGCTCCATCGAGCGCTGTGCCCGCCACCACCTGCCGGTGTTCCTGCTGGGGAAGTCGGGCACGGGCAAGACATTCATCGCGCGGGAGATCCACAGCCGCAGCGGGGTGGAGGGCAACTTCGTCATCCTCAACTGTGGCCGGCTGCCCCAGGACATCAACGCGCTCACCAGCGAGCTGCTCGGACACGTGAAGGGCGCGTTCACGGGGGCGTCGCTCGCGCGCGTGGGCAAGCTCTACAGCGCCAACGGGGGCACGCTCTTCCTGGACGAGGTGGAGTTCCTCTCCCACGTCGCGCAGGACTTCCTGGTGGATGTGCTGGAGGGCACGGGCAGCCTCGCGCCGCTGGGCGCTCCCGCGGACTTCCGCGAGCCCCCGCCGCGCTTCCGGCTCATCTCCGCCTCCAAGGTGCCGCTGCGGCAGACGGCGCTGCGGCCGGACCTCACGCAGCGGCTCGCCACGGGGGACTTCATCATCCTCCCCACGCTCGAGGAGCGGCACGAGGACATCCCCCACCTGGTGGAGACCTTCCTGCACCGGCTGCGGGTGGAGCAGCAGTACGACGCCGAGCTCACCCGCGAGGCCATCGTCTTCCTGCAGCAGGCGCGCTGGCCGGGACAAGTCCGCGAGCTGGAGTCGACGGTGCGCACGGTGGTGGCCCGCGAGGCGGCACAGCAGGAGCTGGAAGGACTCGCGCGCCACCGGACGCTCGTCACGCTGGAGTCGGTGCGGACCTACCTGGAGCAGCGGGAGCTGGGCTTCGGAGGCCCGCTCTCCGAGCCCGAGCCGCAGGGCAGGCGGCCCTCGCGGGAAGGACTCACGTCCGTGCGCAAGCGCCCGAGCGACCTGACGGGCGAGGACATCCGGCGCGCCCTGGAGAAGCACGAGGGCAACAAGACCCGGGCCTCCGTGGAGCTCCGGGTCGCGCTCAACACCCTCAAGGCGAGGATGAAGGCGCTCGGCATCGAGTGA
- a CDS encoding EcsC family protein, whose product MAFYDPIADKVKQLTPAELKKLADTKLSDLVQQEVPRARKRVLELEQRYPSAGVRERAQRIIDEKKHVASMTGGVFGAFGLLGLPADLTVMAWLQLTLLVDVATLYKVNLKSERARNELLDLYGYTTGVGPVQRSGPRVLGKVAEVLLKKGGLQTLGRAMPFVAAPVTAYLNNQHIQKVGDHAVRFYEGFDKAHAKTKAASRKAG is encoded by the coding sequence ATGGCCTTCTATGACCCCATCGCGGACAAGGTGAAGCAGCTGACGCCGGCGGAGCTGAAGAAGCTGGCGGACACGAAGCTGTCGGATCTGGTGCAGCAGGAAGTGCCGAGGGCGCGCAAGCGGGTGCTGGAGTTGGAGCAGCGCTACCCGTCGGCGGGGGTGCGCGAGCGGGCGCAGCGCATCATCGACGAGAAGAAGCACGTGGCGAGCATGACGGGCGGGGTGTTCGGTGCGTTCGGGCTGCTGGGGTTGCCGGCGGACCTGACGGTGATGGCGTGGCTGCAGCTGACGCTGCTGGTGGACGTGGCGACGCTGTACAAGGTGAACCTGAAGAGCGAGCGGGCACGCAACGAGCTGTTGGACCTGTACGGGTACACGACGGGCGTGGGGCCGGTTCAGCGCTCGGGGCCGAGGGTGTTGGGGAAGGTGGCGGAGGTGCTGTTGAAGAAGGGCGGCCTGCAGACGTTGGGGCGGGCGATGCCGTTCGTGGCGGCGCCGGTGACGGCGTACCTGAACAACCAGCACATCCAGAAGGTGGGAGACCATGCGGTGCGCTTCTACGAGGGCTTCGACAAGGCGCACGCGAAGACGAAGGCGGCCTCGCGCAAGGCGGGCTGA